A region of the Impatiens glandulifera unplaced genomic scaffold, dImpGla2.1, whole genome shotgun sequence genome:
AAGAGAGGAGGTTAGGAAGGCCCTGACTGgtattaatgataataaaagtcccggtcctgatgggtttaatgcggAGTTTTTCAAAGTAAATTGGGACATTGTTGGCCATGACATTACGGAGGgggttttagaattttttaggAATCGTAAAATTCTCAAGCAATGGAATCTAACTGTTTTAAACCTCATTCCCAAAAGTTTCGTGCCTGAAAAAATACAAGACTTCCGACCCATTTCATGTTGTAACGttgtttataaaatcatttcgaAAATACTTGCAAAACGATTTAAAAAAGTGATTTCTAGCATTGTTAGTCTAGGTCAATCTGCATTCATACCCGGTAGGTCTATATCACATAACATTCTCTTAATGTAGAACATTCTTAAGGGTTATGGGAAAAAGAGGATATCGCCTCGGGTCGCGTTTAAAATTGACATTCGCAAGGCTTTTGATTCCGTCAAGTGGGAAACTATCAATGATTTTCTTGTCGTCTCGGGCTTCCCTAGAATCTTCATTGAatggattatgcagtgcgtttctACCTCCCGTTTCGTTGTCTGTGTCAATGGAGTGCATGGTGGCTACTTCAAAGGCGAAAGTGGTGTGAGGCAGGGTGACCCtctctcttcttttatctttgtGCTGATCATGGTGGTCTTTGAGAGAGTTTTAACGACATTCTGAAAGAACCGCCATTACACTTTCCACCCTTTCTGCGAGGAGGAGAAGATTACTCACCTTTGTTTTGCTGACGACCTATTTGTTCTTGCATACGCCGATGTTGATAccgttaaaattataaaagatgcTCTTAACTTCTTCTCTTATGTTACAGGTTTATTGATTAATGAGGAAAAAAGTGCAGCGTTCTATGGCGGTGTTAATGACGAGACAAAGGCAAGGATACAAGACATCATGGGCATCTCCGAAGGGTCGTTTCCGGTCCGTTACTTGGGGATTCCGCTTACGGCAAGGCAGATTCATGTAGTACATTGCAGGCCTCTTATTGAGAAGGTCAAAAACGTGATTATGGGTTGGGCAGCCAAGAAGTTATCTTATGCGGGAAGGATTGAATTGGCGGGCAGCGTGGTAATGGGGCTTATCGGGTATTGGTCTCAACAAAGTGTTCTTCCTAAGAAGGTGATGCGGGAGCTTGATACATTATTACGGGACTTCATTTGGGGCACTCATGGTCGTGGGGGAAAAAAGTCAAGTGGACTGATGTGTGTAAACCCAAGGACAAAGGAGGTGTGGGTTTGAAGAATTGTGTCGAATGGAATCGTGCCGTTACTTACAAGCATTTATGGGCCTTACAATCTAAGCAGGATTCCTTATGGGTCAAATGAGTGCACTCCTAGTTTATGAAACGTGAAATGAGCATATGGACATGCAAAATTACAGACGACATGGCTTGGTCATTAAAAAAGATATTGAAGCTCAAAAACAGTATTGGTTCGATATTTGACATCCGAATTGGTGATGGGCGTGGCACTCTGTTTTTGCACGACCCATGGTTCGAAAACAAACCATTGATTAATAGAGACGAATTCTGAGGCCTAAGGATCCGGAGGGATTTTGCGGCTGCCACGGTTCATAACATTCATAACATTCATAACGGACTTTGGGTTTCGGTTATTACTAGAGTCTTGGAAGGCAAAAGAGCTATTGATCATTTGAACGGTCTCAATATTTGTAATATGGCTGATGTGCACTTGTGGAAAGCGGAAGAAAATGGGAAAATTAAGTCAAGTGCAATTTGGAATGTTATTAGGGAAAGAGATCAAATTGTAAGTTTGGCTTCACTTGTGTGGTCCTTGAAAATCATTCCGAGACACCGATTTAGTACCCGTGATCGTATTCTTGCTTATATGGATATTCCGGACGCCAATTGTGTTCTTTGTAGTGGGTTTGCGGAGTCCATTGATCATCTTTTGGGTGGCTTTTTTTTGCTAGGTCTATTTGGAATCTTTTTACTTTAGCCATGGGAATTGTGAGTTTGCCAGGGTCCTGGGAGGATATAAAAGTTGATGCCCAAGTCTTATCTAAAGGTAGTAAATTTCATGCTAACGTTTTTAAGTGTGGGTTTGCTATCATCGTTTATCATTTGTGGGCTGAGAGAAATGCTAGAGTCTTAGGTAGAGTTCGTCGAAACGTTGATCATGTGTGCAGCGACATTGTATTTGATTGTGGTGCGCTAATTAGAACGTGGAGACGGGTGCCTAAAGGCGAGCGGGAATGGGTCCTTTGTCACGAATGGAAAGTCAATTATGATGAAGTCAcatcttttaaatgttttaaggcTAGCTAGttctttatgttttgtttgtaaGTCATGTATGTTTCTTTGTTAAAATTGTTTGGTTCTTGAACTTTATTCTAACTTTTTAGGTTTGTTAGAAAGTTAGAGGAAACTATGTCCGTTTTCTTTCCcgttttgggattttaataaaatgacactaagtcgttttcccaaaaaaaaaaaaaaaaaaaaaaagtcgcAACTATAAGGATGTCAATTTGAAAACGTCTCGCGGTAACCGAACCAAATTGCCCCATTTGGGGTGGATTTTCCCCGGTTTGATCAATAGTTACTGGAGATGGGGCgaggatgatatttgtgtctccGTCCCGACGTGTCCCCCGAataatataaacacaattaaatatataaaatcatatatatatattttatattttatatttgataagagttttaaatttattttttttaaataatataaattttcaatatattacaatatattctattaaaattcgtttatataatttttttataaaaatatggtaTAAACGGTGCCTACGGAGATTTCTTGAACCAGATCGAGGCGGAGATTATAAATACATTCTCCACCTCATTGCCATTCCTAATAGTAGCCGTTCAGATGTGACCTTGACAATTGACATATCTcttaatataaacttttaaaattttctgtcaaataataataataatgaattatatgcCCTAAACTTGAAACCCTAAGTCAGTCAGTAGATATAAATAATCAAGTCATACATCAATAAAATtgatttcataatatattttttatgatattaacCAAGTATTCTATTTAgtgaatgaaagaaaaaataatgataaagcATAAGAATAGAGAATCTTATTCAATTTATTCCAATACAAGAGGTTAATTAATGATTTCAATCCTATAAATGAGATTAAAAGTACCAAAACAATAGATCCTAACTCTTTAAATGGCACTGATGCACGAAACATTTGGAGATATTGCGGTCTGAATAGACACCACTGCATTCTTGCAACTGGCCAAAGCATTACCCTTAGAGGACGACGTTATGTTTATtctgttaaaaataatatttttacaagGAACATGGTGGCTGCATTGTAGGACTATTGCTTGGGGCGTTGCGGATGTTCCTTGAACACCTATGTACTTCACATCACTCACTTGCACTGCCTGCGCCTTTAAAAAGACGAAAACATCAAACAAattcttttgttttcatttattaattaaacaaaaagaagaagaattttaTACACTTACTTGATCTTGACAATTTTCAGCGACCTGACAATATGTCTGATCAATAATAATAGAATTCTTAACATTATTCAACCGAATGCCAGTAAATGTAATATTTCTTGCATAACCTTTTCCACCCTAAAAGTTAACAAATAAACATGTTgataattaaatgttaaatttatcatatgtagttaattaattaattaaatatttaattaccgGCCATGTCTTTATCCTGACTCCATTTTCTGTTCCTGTAAAAGTGCAGTTTTGTACAAAAACACCATCCACATTTGAAGAAGACCCCCCTTGACCAAGGCTTCCAacacttaaataataataagaccAAAAAAActatatcaattgatttaatTTCTCAAATATAAAAGTAGAGTAaataattttcactattttACCTTATACCATGACCCGGTCCACATTGAACTCCTCCCACAAAAATGTTTGTAGAACCCGTTGAAATTGCAACACAATCATCACCTACAATCATAtaggttaaataaattatgcgaaatatttctttataacaAATAACTACAAAACTATAACGAAAAGACAACATACAACACCTGTGCCGATGAAAGAGTCGGTAATTCTGACGTTACTAGAGGAAGAAATTCCGATTCCATCTGTGTTAGGGCTGTTTGCAGGCGCCGTGATTGTAAGGTGAGAAATTTGGACATTTTGGCATCCATATATGTTTATATGTCTACTTGGAGGATTGATATGAGTCAACCCACTTAATACAAGGTTATTGCAACCTATGAACCTTATTCCCtgcatcattaattaattatttacatttgataaaacaattataaaataattaatttcagtaACTTAACTAGATTTAATCAAATGTTAATTTGTAATTTACAAGAATTCACTAGTTTAACACATTTAGAAATGATTGATCACATCAAATAAGAGCTCCGGATCACATAATTTTTTACGAGAcctataatatttgatttagtCAAAGAATCATACAACACTCCTACCGTCGGTTTTGCGCAAGCACCTAATATctgaaaaatgaagaaaaagaaaagacacATTAGTATTATTAGATCACATAGTTTTCATTTGGGAATCTCTTCCTATCAAATTGAATTTCAATATGCTTATGTTTTCTTACATAAATTAAGACAATACTATTCTCATCTAGAATTGATtatgaaagataaaaaagaatgtcctcatatatttgttatagatgtttttgcatatatatatatatatcaaggtATATCGATCAATTTGGTAAAccaaaagttctaaacatccTTATGTATGATAACCTAAAATTGATATTGAGTATGTGCTTACCGTCGACGCTTTTGAGCAGAAACTGGTTGATTTGGTGCAAGGACTCTCTTTctgaaaatgaaggaaatagATTACAaggtttaaaatttagaatatctaCCTATCAAATTGCATTTCAAGATGCTTATTTTTTTGGTAATTGCATTTCGTTAGAATTGATTATGAAAGATAAAATCAAGCTAGCCTTGCATGTAAAGAAAACTTACTTGGTTCCATTGGTTATAGTTGTTACGTGGGTTGGTTTTCCACCATGACAAACCTTGGCCATTGAGTTTTCCCTTTCCATTAATGTGAAGGCCGATAATTTGTGAGAACGCGATCCATGTATTATCCGGGCAATCTTTCCATTGACTCCTGATGCTGGGTGCCAATAGGATTCCATCAatctaaaataatgagaaacatatttataatgagtaaataaaatcatcttaaaaaattagaaagaaattaaaatcaGGTCATAAAAAGTTCTTGcttttttcttaaatcgacaCAAAATTAGATCATCACCTGAACTTGAATAGATGGCCCTTTGCAAGGGCCTTTGAATTGAATAGGAatcaacaaatatgtttttCCTCCAGGAACCAACATGGTAGAAATGCTGCTACTTTCACATGCTTTACCCCATGCTTGTAAGAAAGCCTTCAAATTAGGGTTTATCAAATTCATGtccattataatatatattaactgaaattagtctaaagaagttaaaataaaacacaatttgttaagaatattgcaatatattaaaagttaaatttattacaagtgtgctttattttaaacaaatttcttCCGTGACATAATTAATAGtaatataaagtaaataaatCAGTTCGCGTAACAAACATTACCTGAGAATCGTCAACCTGCCCATTTCCACGTGCACCAAATTTAGTTACATCAAATATATCGGCTAAACTAATGTTTAGAAATAATGCTAGggaacataaaaatattaaaaagatgtTTAACCACTCCTGtcaatacatatataaaaataaatatcaatcaataccacaaataaataaaatatataattacaaattagtTTTCTTATGAAAGGAATGCTCACCATTCTATAAGAATCAAAAACCAATTAGAAGAACAAAGAAATATTCTATAGTCAATCATTTATATAgcaaaaattataagaaaacttTTAGGAATATTCACATATATTTACTATATttagagaatattttgaaagtttTAAAAAGTGACTACTTTACAAAGCATATGtatatctttataaataaagttGTCAAAATATTACCTAAATCTagtaaatatgaatatattctaatgaaaaaaaaaagcaagCATTTATATAGCCTAATTAATATCATCATTCTATTAGttgatgaaaaatgagaaaaactgtagtaaatatttataaaattaaaatgtataaatagttaatatagtctaatgaaaaaataaaaataatttatatgccTTGATcatctcattaattatataaaaactggTGAAATAACATTTATTGTCCTGAAAACTTAAAACTCTTTGTTAGTCGGCacatgatgaaaaaaaaaataaaaattaaagacaaGCCCTCCCAACAACCAAAAAACACAATTATGGATGTGACTAAAAATTACATAGAAAATTCACTATTTCTCAAATAGCTATTGCAGGCAAGTATTATTTTGTTACACAAATCACTTTCTATAATCCCACTACAAAAAGCTAAAATGTGACACTGGTCTTTGCGACtgaattttcatttaaagtgACACTTTACAACTTGTTTAACGACAGAAGTAACCTTACCCATAAAATTTGTGACATTTCACAAATAAGTCGTACAATCCTAAAAGTCTTGCTTTTCTATCGAGTCTTtcctacaaaaaaatattatttagtgcGACTAGAAGACTCATTGGTTAGACAATTGTTTTTGACCAAATCACAGGACAACTCAATTACGTCAAAAATCTTATGGTTCGTAACAATTTTATCTTTGGACTCAATTTTCTTAGCATAGGAATCCGTAACCACTTCTTGATACGTGATTGCAAGTATTGAAATTTCTTTACTAAACTAATGGATGAGTTGTAATGAGATGTTTCATTCCACAAAATTTCAAGAGAGAAACAAATCTTCATTCATAAGCtatttattctcaaatttgATGGACAAGGACTTTTGATACACAAAACACACACGTCAAGGATGACGGGCTGATGATTCGATTCAAGGCGAAGTTCTGTCTTTTGAAGGATTTTCGGGAATTTGGCAGCGTATTCAGACTTAAATAGAAATCGGGCACAATAAGATCTCAATCATGAACACAATCTGAAAATGCCTCCATGATCGGCTTAATTTGGGTACCTCTTTTCTTTTCACGCGAGAAACACACAATGTTGAAGTTTCCATAAACAACCCACGACTTATTCTATTTCACACATATTCTAATTGCTTGTACTAGTTTGTTAAAATTAACGTGGGGTAACATCCACcatattaattagatatttattAGAAAATCTTAACAATCAACTACATTATTttcttatcttttatatattttaaataaattatgagcGAAACGTTAGACTCATCATATTgattaacaatatttttcagATATGTTTTAGCCTATATATTAAGGCTTGTAATTCAAgtataataatcaaaataataataaaatatcattttctatcAAAGTCCctcttcaaaatattctaacatttggtatcagagcttacAGGTTCTACAAATCCACAAAGtcttatactaatatattaaattctcTATGTTTCTTTCAATTCACCAAAGTCTTCTATCAATCAATCCAAATTTATGGCCTCAAAAAATATGAACCATCACATTCTAGAGTTTAATGTCGAAGACTATGATTTCTGGTACATGAAGATGAAGACTATCTTTCAATCTCTTAACCATTGGAAGATTTTAAAGAATGGAGTGAATGAGCCAAAGGAAGAAATTGAACTCAATAAAACCGACTTGAAGGAACCAAAGTAGTCCTAACAAGCCGACATTAACACTCTTTCAATCCTCCAAAGAGCAGTGCATAACTAAACAATCTTTCCCAGAATTATGTGTGTCGATATAACCAAAGAGGCATGGGAGATCTTATAGAGTGAATTTCAAGGAGATGTGAAAGTTAGATCAATTAATCTTCCATTAATACTCAGGAAATTTGAAAATACCAAAATGAAGGAGACAGACCCTGATAGAGTTCTCGGTCCAAATTTTGATTTGGTCAACCATATGAAATCTCATGGTGAAGATGTCATAGACCAGAGAATTGCGCGGAAAATTATCATATGCCTTTCTGAGAAATACAATCCCATCGTAGCTGTCATTGAAGAAATAAAGGATATGTACACACTCACAGTCCAAGAAGTGATATCGTCCTTAAAATCATTTGATCAACAATTTTCTAGACACTCTGAAGAGTCAATAGAGAATGCATTTCAGTCAAAGATTAATACTAGCAACAACGAATGAGAGGATAACTCGAA
Encoded here:
- the LOC124917416 gene encoding probable polygalacturonase At3g15720, with amino-acid sequence MNLINPNLKAFLQAWGKACESSSISTMLVPGGKTYLLIPIQFKGPCKGPSIQVQIDGILLAPSIRSQWKDCPDNTWIAFSQIIGLHINGKGKLNGQGLSWWKTNPRNNYNQWNQKESPCTKSTSFCSKASTGIRFIGCNNLVLSGLTHINPPSRHINIYGCQNVQISHLTITAPANSPNTDGIGISSSSNVRITDSFIGTGDDCVAISTGSTNIFVGGVQCGPGHGISVGSLGQGGSSSNVDGVFVQNCTFTGTENGVRIKTWPGGKGYARNITFTGIRLNNVKNSIIIDQTYCQVAENCQDQAQAVQVSDVKYIGVQGTSATPQAIVLQCSHHVPCKNIIFNRINITSSSKGNALASCKNAVVSIQTAISPNVSCISAI